A window of Candidatus Methylomirabilota bacterium contains these coding sequences:
- a CDS encoding amino acid ABC transporter permease produces MSRWDRFVETFFNTRVMARYLPDILSGVVVTIELAALVVVTGIAAGLTLALLRSLGIRPLNWLIIGIVDLFRSLPPLVVIVLIYFGLPAINVSPSGFVSTWLSLALVLMAFSEEIFWAGITSVARGQWEAARSTGLSFGQTLLHVVLPQAVRLTIPPLTNRTIAITKGTALGTVVAVTEILGQASSAMSNSYNPSPLMMGAAAYVVLFFPVVVAGRFIETRFAWKR; encoded by the coding sequence GTGTCGCGCTGGGATCGCTTCGTCGAGACGTTCTTCAACACCCGCGTCATGGCGCGCTACCTGCCGGACATCCTGTCCGGCGTGGTGGTCACGATCGAGCTGGCCGCCCTCGTGGTGGTCACCGGCATCGCGGCGGGCCTGACCCTGGCCCTGCTGCGCAGCCTCGGCATCCGGCCGCTCAACTGGCTCATCATCGGGATCGTCGACCTGTTCCGCTCGCTGCCCCCGCTCGTCGTGATCGTGCTGATCTACTTCGGCCTCCCCGCCATCAACGTCTCGCCGTCGGGCTTCGTCTCCACCTGGCTGTCCCTCGCGCTGGTGCTGATGGCCTTCTCCGAGGAGATCTTCTGGGCCGGCATCACCTCGGTGGCCCGAGGGCAATGGGAAGCGGCGCGCTCCACCGGGCTCTCGTTCGGCCAGACCCTGCTGCACGTGGTGCTGCCGCAGGCGGTGCGGCTGACCATCCCGCCGCTCACCAACCGCACCATCGCCATCACCAAGGGCACCGCGCTCGGCACCGTGGTCGCGGTCACCGAGATCCTGGGGCAGGCCAGCTCCGCGATGTCCAACTCCTACAATCCCTCGCCCCTCATGATGGGCGCGGCGGCCTACGTGGTGCTGTTCTTCCCGGTGGTGGTGGCGGGGCGCTTCATCGAGACCCGGTTCGCATGGAAGCGCTGA
- a CDS encoding Zn-dependent alcohol dehydrogenase encodes MEIRAAVCRATHAPVPIESIDVDRPMAREVLVRTVATGVCHSDLHVVDGDGRFPLDRGLVLGHEGAGVVEAVGEQVTTLRPGDHVVACLSGFCGSCAQCLSGHPNVCVGGAVARSAAAPPRLSKKGQGIPSFAGIGSYAERMLLHENSVVKIDDDLPLDRAALVGCGVLTGVGAALRSAGLEAGQTVAVFGCGGVGLSIVQGARIGGARQIIAVDRFESKLEMARRVGATHTVDTAKDDPVAAVRALTGGAGVDHAFEAVGNATLVRQCIESLAVRGTATIVGVLPPDATIEFPWMAIRPECRVQTSRMGGNRFRIDIPRYLDFYRQGRLLLDEMVTRRGRLDDLNEAFRAMKAGEVARTVLMFD; translated from the coding sequence ATGGAGATCCGGGCCGCGGTCTGTCGCGCCACGCACGCGCCGGTGCCCATCGAGTCCATCGACGTCGACCGGCCCATGGCCCGCGAGGTCCTCGTCCGCACGGTGGCCACCGGGGTCTGCCACAGCGACCTGCACGTGGTGGACGGTGACGGCCGGTTCCCGCTGGATCGCGGGCTCGTGCTCGGCCACGAGGGCGCCGGCGTCGTCGAGGCGGTCGGCGAGCAGGTGACCACGCTGCGGCCGGGCGACCACGTGGTGGCCTGTCTCTCCGGCTTCTGCGGCAGCTGCGCGCAGTGCCTCAGCGGTCACCCGAACGTGTGCGTCGGCGGCGCGGTGGCCCGGAGCGCCGCGGCGCCGCCGCGCCTGTCGAAAAAGGGGCAGGGCATTCCCTCCTTCGCCGGCATCGGCAGCTATGCCGAGCGCATGCTGCTGCACGAGAACTCGGTGGTGAAGATCGACGACGACCTGCCGCTCGATCGCGCGGCCCTGGTCGGCTGCGGGGTGCTGACCGGCGTGGGCGCCGCGCTCCGCAGCGCGGGGCTCGAGGCCGGGCAGACCGTGGCCGTCTTCGGGTGTGGCGGAGTCGGGCTCTCGATCGTGCAGGGCGCCCGCATCGGCGGGGCGCGGCAGATCATCGCGGTCGACCGCTTCGAGAGCAAGCTCGAGATGGCCCGGCGGGTCGGGGCGACTCACACCGTCGATACCGCGAAGGACGACCCGGTCGCGGCGGTGCGCGCGCTGACCGGAGGCGCCGGGGTGGATCACGCGTTCGAGGCGGTCGGCAACGCGACGCTCGTGCGCCAGTGCATCGAGAGCCTGGCCGTCCGCGGCACCGCCACGATCGTCGGCGTGCTGCCGCCCGACGCGACGATCGAGTTCCCATGGATGGCCATCCGGCCCGAGTGCCGCGTGCAGACCTCCCGCATGGGCGGCAACCGGTTCCGCATCGACATCCCGCGGTATCTGGACTTCTATCGGCAGGGCCGGCTCTTGCTGGACGAGATGGTCACGCGGCGCGGCCGCCTCGACGACCTGAACGAAGCGTTCCGCGCCATGAAGGCGGGCGAGGTCGCGCGCACCGTCCTGATGTTCGACTAG
- a CDS encoding DUF2279 domain-containing protein — MGSLGLCFVLLLAGHGPLAAQDGGLPFVPASVDADCSASSETAYRLLPEKFGDHERWLAVAGLETDVPLRLGLGRPRPTEAPRPSDEPASGTPPCPPHRLLAAADTTEAPQRLTLAELTARVFPTGFDRAETEVPRWSFLDRHQVLFSVLIPVTAIAAVTANSLVAYNTNHSFRIHHEGFFGKDTVNGGADKASHLTDYYVIASLFEDAYKMIGYSEKEAIFWGAGLAFTTGLANEVSDGFTRHGFSWEDLAMDAAGATAAGVLSLTHTRDLLGLRTSHLPSSTYTHDVYSADFKFSGLGERLGVNLGPLRWLLFSVTYNAKGYRVNPPEEHQRQLGFEIGLNLQQILFDLKVSRGTWWGYPLHVVADNIRFPFTAVGMRVDLNRGKWHGPNAGNYD; from the coding sequence ATGGGCTCGCTCGGGCTTTGCTTCGTCTTGCTGCTGGCGGGCCACGGGCCGCTGGCCGCGCAGGACGGCGGCCTGCCCTTCGTCCCCGCCTCCGTGGACGCCGATTGCTCGGCGTCGAGCGAGACCGCGTATCGCCTCCTGCCGGAGAAGTTCGGCGACCACGAGCGGTGGCTGGCCGTGGCGGGCCTCGAGACGGACGTCCCGCTGAGGCTCGGGCTGGGTCGCCCCCGACCGACCGAAGCGCCGCGGCCGTCCGACGAACCGGCTTCCGGGACACCGCCCTGCCCGCCGCATCGGCTGCTGGCCGCCGCCGATACCACCGAGGCGCCGCAGCGCCTGACCCTGGCCGAGCTCACGGCCCGAGTGTTTCCGACGGGGTTCGACCGGGCCGAGACCGAAGTTCCGCGGTGGAGCTTCCTGGACCGCCACCAGGTCCTCTTCTCGGTCCTCATCCCGGTCACCGCGATCGCGGCGGTCACCGCCAACTCACTGGTCGCGTACAACACCAATCATTCCTTCCGGATCCACCACGAGGGCTTCTTCGGGAAAGACACGGTCAACGGCGGTGCGGACAAGGCCTCCCACCTCACCGACTACTACGTGATCGCCAGCCTGTTCGAGGACGCCTACAAGATGATCGGCTACTCGGAGAAGGAGGCGATCTTCTGGGGCGCCGGCCTCGCGTTCACCACCGGGCTCGCGAACGAGGTGAGCGACGGGTTCACGCGGCACGGCTTCTCATGGGAAGACCTCGCGATGGACGCGGCGGGGGCCACCGCGGCGGGCGTGCTGTCGTTGACCCACACCCGAGACCTCCTGGGACTGCGGACGTCCCATCTGCCCAGCTCCACGTACACGCACGACGTCTACTCCGCCGATTTCAAGTTCTCCGGGCTCGGCGAGCGGCTGGGCGTCAACCTGGGGCCGCTCCGCTGGCTGCTCTTCTCGGTGACCTACAACGCCAAGGGCTACCGGGTCAACCCACCGGAGGAGCACCAGCGCCAGCTCGGATTCGAGATCGGGCTCAACCTCCAGCAGATCCTGTTCGACCTCAAGGTCAGCCGCGGCACCTGGTGGGGCTACCCGCTCCACGTCGTCGCCGACAACATCCGGTTCCCCTTCACCGCGGTCGGGATGCGGGTGGACCTGAACCGCGGCAAGTGGCACGGCCCGAACGCCGGCAACTACGACTAG
- a CDS encoding amino acid ABC transporter ATP-binding protein, whose protein sequence is MSGPIVDARGLHKHFGALHVLRGVDLAVAERELVFVIGPSGSGKSTLLRCLNRLEEPSAGRVVVDGIDMLDPRTDINHARQRIGMVFQSFNLYPHMTALGNVTLALRKVAGKSRADADTLGRAALTRVGLADRAAHTPGQLSGGQQQRVAIARAIALEPRVMLFDEPTSALDPELVGSVLEVMRSLRESGMTMIVVSHEMGFARNAADRVLFMDQGAIVEEGPPAVIFERPTHERTRTFIGQIQRH, encoded by the coding sequence ATGAGCGGGCCGATCGTCGACGCCCGCGGGCTCCACAAGCACTTCGGGGCGCTCCACGTGCTGCGCGGCGTCGACCTCGCGGTGGCCGAGCGGGAGCTGGTCTTCGTGATCGGCCCGTCGGGCTCGGGCAAGTCCACCCTGCTGCGCTGCCTGAACCGGCTGGAGGAGCCGTCGGCCGGGCGCGTCGTGGTGGACGGCATCGACATGCTCGACCCGCGGACGGACATCAACCACGCCCGTCAGCGCATCGGCATGGTCTTCCAGTCGTTCAACCTCTACCCGCACATGACCGCCCTCGGCAACGTGACCCTCGCGCTCCGCAAGGTCGCGGGCAAGTCGCGGGCCGACGCCGACACCCTCGGGCGGGCTGCGCTCACGCGGGTCGGCCTGGCGGACCGCGCCGCGCACACCCCGGGGCAGCTCTCCGGCGGCCAGCAGCAGCGCGTCGCGATCGCCCGCGCGATCGCGCTGGAGCCGCGGGTGATGCTGTTCGACGAGCCGACCAGCGCGCTCGACCCCGAGCTGGTGGGCTCGGTGCTCGAGGTGATGCGCTCCTTGCGCGAGAGCGGCATGACCATGATCGTGGTCAGCCACGAGATGGGCTTCGCCCGCAACGCGGCGGATCGGGTGCTCTTCATGGACCAGGGTGCGATCGTGGAGGAGGGCCCGCCCGCGGTGATCTTCGAGCGCCCGACCCACGAGCGGACCCGCACGTTCATCGGCCAGATCCAGCGGCACTGA
- a CDS encoding amidohydrolase family protein — protein MLDLLIKRGTVIDGSGATRFAADVGISDGRIVSIGRLDDPARRVIDADGLIVAPGFIDGHTHLDAQVMWDPLGTCSCYHGVTSVVMSNCGFTLAPCKPADRQWYASCLSYVEDIPAAAMAAGMDWTWETFPEYMAAVERRPKGINYAMYVGHSALRMYVMGRRALTDAASDEEIRAMTQLIQQALRAGAVGVSTSLTHTHLTPDGTPVASRQADWKEIEAIFAAMAELDTGIFQFGQVLLSHTANVAFLERLKQLALAYRRTVMFGLVGTRQGDDPVSWQTQAKVIKDVNEAGGRMFGQGTTRSINAIFSLKSYLPFDVLPEWRAVRSLPLDEQQRLLRDPARRRELIAAEQRMKPKDNKLQGGGAATTDPRKPDYGNLFVLKGVDWNDPTVEELSRERGTHPVETIIDLSLENPDQVYVWPVVNERPEDVLGMLTHDFTLATFSDSGAHSAQEMGSSLQTHFIHYWVNRRGAFTLEQAIRKMTHDNARAFELRGRGLVKEGYQADLVLLEADRVRPHLPRIENDLPGGARRLVQKADGIRATIVNGVVTLENGESTGNFSGQVLKGALAG, from the coding sequence ATGCTGGATCTGCTGATCAAGAGGGGTACGGTCATCGACGGCTCGGGCGCCACGCGCTTCGCGGCCGACGTGGGCATCTCCGACGGGCGGATCGTGTCGATCGGCCGCCTCGATGATCCGGCTCGGCGGGTCATCGATGCCGACGGACTGATCGTCGCGCCGGGGTTCATCGACGGCCATACCCACCTCGACGCGCAGGTCATGTGGGACCCGCTCGGCACCTGCTCCTGCTACCACGGCGTCACCTCGGTGGTCATGAGCAACTGCGGCTTCACCCTCGCGCCGTGCAAGCCCGCGGACCGCCAGTGGTACGCGAGCTGCCTGTCCTATGTCGAGGACATCCCGGCCGCGGCCATGGCCGCCGGCATGGACTGGACCTGGGAGACGTTCCCGGAGTACATGGCGGCGGTGGAGCGGCGGCCGAAGGGGATCAACTATGCGATGTACGTCGGGCACTCGGCGCTGCGCATGTACGTCATGGGCCGCCGCGCGCTGACCGACGCGGCGAGCGATGAAGAGATCCGCGCCATGACGCAGCTGATCCAGCAGGCGCTCCGCGCGGGCGCGGTCGGGGTCTCGACCTCGCTCACCCACACGCACCTCACCCCGGACGGCACGCCGGTCGCGAGTCGTCAGGCGGACTGGAAGGAGATCGAGGCGATCTTCGCCGCCATGGCCGAGCTGGACACCGGCATCTTCCAGTTCGGGCAGGTGCTCCTCTCGCACACCGCGAACGTCGCGTTCCTCGAGCGGCTCAAGCAGCTCGCGCTGGCCTATCGGCGCACCGTCATGTTCGGGCTGGTCGGCACGCGGCAGGGCGACGACCCGGTGTCCTGGCAGACGCAGGCCAAGGTGATCAAGGACGTGAACGAGGCCGGCGGCCGCATGTTCGGCCAGGGGACCACCCGCTCGATCAACGCCATCTTCTCCCTGAAGTCCTATCTCCCCTTCGACGTGCTGCCCGAGTGGCGGGCCGTCCGCTCCCTTCCGCTGGACGAGCAGCAGCGACTCCTGCGCGACCCGGCGCGGCGCCGCGAGCTCATCGCCGCGGAGCAGCGGATGAAGCCGAAGGACAACAAGCTCCAGGGCGGCGGCGCGGCGACGACCGATCCGCGCAAGCCCGACTACGGCAACCTCTTCGTGCTCAAGGGTGTCGACTGGAACGACCCGACCGTCGAGGAGCTCTCCCGCGAGCGGGGCACCCACCCGGTCGAGACCATCATCGACCTCTCGCTGGAGAATCCCGACCAGGTCTACGTCTGGCCCGTGGTGAACGAGCGGCCCGAAGACGTGCTCGGCATGCTCACGCACGATTTCACGCTGGCGACCTTCTCGGATTCCGGCGCGCACTCCGCGCAGGAAATGGGCTCGTCCCTCCAGACCCACTTCATCCACTACTGGGTGAACCGCCGGGGCGCGTTCACGCTGGAGCAGGCGATCCGCAAGATGACCCACGACAATGCGCGGGCCTTCGAGCTGCGGGGGCGCGGGCTGGTCAAGGAGGGCTACCAGGCCGACCTCGTGCTGCTCGAGGCGGATCGGGTACGGCCGCATCTGCCGAGGATCGAGAACGATCTGCCCGGCGGGGCCCGCCGCCTCGTCCAGAAAGCGGACGGCATTCGGGCCACGATCGTCAACGGCGTGGTCACGCTGGAAAACGGCGAGTCGACCGGGAACTTCAGCGGTCAGGTCCTGAAGGGCGCGCTGGCCGGGTAG
- a CDS encoding amidohydrolase family protein, producing MTDRLISCDDHMDLSQLPADLWTTRLPASLLDRAPHVEERDGQAVWVCDGKVWGRWDGKPPATGSARAIKALYSAFDRAGIHDPSARRPAVAELRLADMDRDGVATQVIFGPIFQISTDDPMLRTACYRVYNDWLLDFCKAAPDRLIGLPMLPETPGGALAELERLRAKGGVRQVNLMIANIQPKLDDPAWEPLWRALEESGIILSWHITVFVGKPGDRVANKAASVFENTKFFLGNFLEPFVDLFAWGILERHPKLRMVMAEAGTGWLPWLVEELDYRHWRLWEAKEFWADKGGAALVTKPSELFKRQIYATFQEDHVAMSLIPFFGDGHLLWASDYPHPDSVWPHSREAIERQMRHLSPEMRRRLTHDNAAALYGLAGA from the coding sequence ATGACCGACCGGCTCATCTCCTGCGACGATCACATGGATCTCAGCCAGCTCCCCGCCGATCTGTGGACCACGCGGCTGCCCGCGTCGCTGCTCGATCGGGCGCCGCATGTCGAGGAGCGAGACGGCCAGGCGGTGTGGGTGTGCGACGGCAAGGTCTGGGGTCGCTGGGACGGCAAGCCGCCCGCGACGGGCTCCGCGCGTGCGATCAAGGCGCTCTACAGCGCCTTCGACCGCGCGGGCATCCACGATCCGAGCGCGCGGCGCCCGGCCGTCGCCGAGCTGCGTCTGGCCGACATGGACCGTGACGGCGTCGCGACGCAGGTGATCTTCGGGCCGATCTTCCAGATCTCGACCGACGACCCGATGCTGCGCACCGCCTGTTATCGCGTCTACAACGACTGGCTGCTCGACTTCTGCAAGGCGGCGCCCGACCGGCTGATCGGCCTGCCGATGCTGCCGGAGACTCCCGGGGGCGCGCTCGCCGAGCTCGAGCGGCTACGGGCCAAGGGCGGCGTGCGCCAGGTGAATCTCATGATCGCCAACATCCAGCCCAAGCTGGACGACCCGGCCTGGGAGCCGCTCTGGCGGGCGCTCGAGGAGAGCGGCATCATCCTCTCCTGGCACATCACGGTGTTCGTGGGCAAGCCGGGCGATCGCGTCGCCAACAAGGCGGCGAGCGTCTTCGAGAACACCAAGTTCTTCCTCGGAAACTTCCTGGAGCCCTTCGTCGACCTGTTCGCCTGGGGGATTCTCGAGCGTCACCCGAAGCTGCGCATGGTGATGGCGGAGGCCGGCACCGGGTGGCTGCCGTGGCTGGTCGAGGAGCTCGACTACCGCCACTGGCGGCTGTGGGAGGCGAAGGAATTCTGGGCCGACAAGGGCGGCGCCGCGCTCGTCACGAAGCCGAGCGAGCTCTTCAAGCGGCAGATCTACGCGACCTTCCAGGAAGACCACGTGGCGATGTCGCTCATTCCGTTCTTCGGCGACGGCCACCTGCTGTGGGCGTCGGACTATCCCCACCCCGACAGCGTCTGGCCTCACTCGCGTGAAGCGATCGAGCGGCAGATGCGGCATCTCTCCCCGGAGATGCGCCGCAGGTTGACGCACGACAATGCGGCCGCGCTGTATGGGCTGGCCGGCGCCTGA
- a CDS encoding sigma-70 family RNA polymerase sigma factor codes for MAEVFRQEHARVVASILRTIRDIDTAQEVVQEAFEQALSHWPASGIPDRPGAWLVTTARRRALDHLRRRRRAGARATELAHLAQDATHEPPDVAEPDDIPDDRLRLIFTCCHPALPAESRVALTLRLVGGLSTVEIARAFLVPEPTIAQRLVRAKRAIRDGGVPYEVPEGLELALRLSPVLAVLYLIFNEGYAAHSGRDLLRDDLCEEAIRLGRVLAELMPDEPEVLGLLALMELQASRAAARTDADGNLVLLEDQDRRRWDRARIGRGLALLERAGARGNAGAGPYRLQAAIAACHARAASWEATEWERIVDHYRALAALAPSPVIELNLAVAVGLADGPAAGLAALDALDAAALRDYHLLPAARADFLRRLGRFTEAAVEYRRALRLADNAREQAFLAGRLTACEAAGG; via the coding sequence GTGGCGGAGGTCTTCCGTCAGGAGCATGCGCGGGTGGTCGCGTCCATCCTCCGCACGATCCGCGACATCGACACCGCCCAGGAGGTGGTTCAGGAGGCCTTCGAGCAGGCGCTCTCGCACTGGCCCGCCAGCGGAATCCCCGATCGCCCGGGCGCCTGGCTGGTCACGACCGCGCGGCGGCGGGCGCTCGATCACCTGCGCCGCCGCCGCCGCGCGGGAGCGCGCGCGACCGAGCTCGCCCATCTCGCGCAGGACGCGACGCACGAGCCGCCTGACGTGGCCGAGCCCGACGACATCCCGGACGACCGGCTGCGGCTGATCTTCACCTGCTGTCATCCCGCGCTGCCGGCCGAGAGCCGGGTGGCGCTGACCTTGAGGCTCGTGGGCGGCCTCTCCACCGTGGAGATCGCGCGCGCCTTCCTGGTGCCGGAGCCCACGATCGCCCAGCGTCTGGTGCGCGCGAAGCGGGCGATTCGCGACGGCGGCGTCCCGTACGAGGTGCCCGAGGGCCTCGAGCTGGCGTTGCGACTCTCCCCGGTGCTGGCCGTGCTGTACCTGATCTTCAACGAGGGCTATGCGGCCCACAGCGGCCGGGACCTGCTGCGCGACGACCTGTGCGAGGAGGCCATTCGCCTCGGTCGCGTGCTCGCCGAGCTGATGCCGGACGAGCCCGAGGTCCTGGGACTGCTGGCCCTGATGGAGCTGCAGGCCTCGCGCGCCGCGGCGCGCACCGACGCCGACGGCAACCTGGTCCTGCTCGAGGATCAGGACCGGCGCCGCTGGGATCGGGCGCGCATCGGCCGCGGGCTCGCGCTGCTCGAGCGGGCGGGCGCGCGCGGGAACGCCGGCGCGGGGCCCTATCGGCTGCAGGCCGCGATCGCGGCCTGCCACGCGCGCGCGGCCTCGTGGGAGGCGACGGAGTGGGAGCGGATCGTGGATCACTACCGGGCTCTGGCCGCGCTGGCGCCGTCGCCGGTGATCGAGCTGAACCTGGCGGTGGCGGTGGGCCTGGCCGACGGCCCCGCGGCGGGACTCGCCGCGCTGGACGCGCTCGATGCGGCGGCGCTACGCGACTACCACCTGCTGCCCGCGGCCCGCGCCGATTTCCTGCGCCGGCTGGGCCGCTTCACGGAGGCCGCCGTCGAGTATCGGCGCGCCCTGCGCCTCGCGGACAACGCCCGGGAACAGGCGTTCCTCGCCGGTCGCCTGACCGCGTGCGAGGCGGCCGGCGGGTAG
- a CDS encoding cyclase family protein, with translation MRIVDLSMTVEECDSAPFAKDEYYFKLKPIVTWEEKGFVSNVVEMTVHAGTHIDTPHHFFRDMPGIEQLPLEAMIGEAIVMDLTFKGRANERITPADLERAERALEAQGIHITPGATIFLRTDWPKGHVTTDPKWWDESPCLTRESAEWLVAKQPKVLGYDFAQEEKGAGIGYEKAGEILQSSMPVHRTILPKIVYQIENLTNLDQIPSKAKVVALPAKWKTESAPARVIALLDD, from the coding sequence ATGCGGATCGTGGACCTGAGCATGACCGTCGAGGAGTGTGACTCGGCGCCGTTCGCCAAGGATGAGTACTACTTCAAGCTGAAGCCGATCGTGACGTGGGAGGAGAAGGGCTTCGTCTCCAACGTGGTGGAGATGACGGTGCACGCCGGCACCCACATCGACACCCCGCACCACTTCTTCCGCGACATGCCGGGTATCGAGCAGCTGCCGCTGGAGGCGATGATCGGCGAGGCCATCGTCATGGACCTCACGTTCAAGGGCCGGGCGAACGAGCGCATCACGCCCGCGGACCTGGAGCGCGCCGAGCGCGCCCTGGAGGCGCAGGGCATCCACATCACCCCCGGAGCCACCATCTTCCTGCGCACCGACTGGCCGAAGGGCCACGTCACCACGGACCCGAAGTGGTGGGACGAGTCGCCCTGCCTCACCCGGGAATCGGCCGAGTGGCTGGTCGCCAAGCAGCCCAAGGTGCTCGGCTACGACTTCGCGCAGGAGGAGAAGGGCGCGGGCATCGGCTACGAGAAGGCGGGCGAGATCCTCCAGAGCAGCATGCCGGTGCACCGCACGATCCTGCCCAAGATCGTCTACCAGATCGAGAACCTCACCAACCTGGACCAGATCCCGTCGAAGGCCAAGGTGGTGGCCTTGCCCGCGAAGTGGAAGACCGAGTCGGCGCCGGCGCGGGTCATCGCGCTGCTGGACGACTGA
- a CDS encoding YciI family protein yields MRYLLLIGSDDKNQTAPPKAEMEAIVQGHARFAQELRATGKMVHAERLRPDSDGSRIRVKAGQRQVMDGPFTETKEALGGFYLIECETREEAVEWAKKIPLGEGGYVEVRPIWPM; encoded by the coding sequence ATGCGCTACCTGCTGCTGATCGGAAGCGACGACAAGAACCAGACCGCGCCGCCGAAGGCGGAGATGGAGGCCATCGTCCAGGGGCACGCCCGCTTCGCCCAGGAATTGCGGGCGACCGGCAAGATGGTGCACGCCGAGCGCCTCCGGCCGGACAGCGACGGCAGCCGTATTCGGGTCAAGGCCGGCCAGCGTCAGGTCATGGACGGGCCGTTCACCGAGACCAAGGAGGCGCTGGGCGGCTTCTACCTGATCGAGTGCGAGACCAGGGAGGAGGCGGTCGAGTGGGCCAAGAAGATCCCACTCGGTGAGGGCGGGTACGTCGAGGTGCGGCCGATCTGGCCGATGTAG
- a CDS encoding amino acid ABC transporter permease, translating into MEALIQTFLNPEIIAASWPIVLAGLRNTVLLSLLVVPLGLLGGLMVALLASVRNPLVRWPLMAWVDFFRAFPPLVLLILLFAGLPFAGLELGGFVCVAIAFFLNTGAYYGEILRAGIDSVPGGQLEAARSTGLSRLQAMAYVVLPQAVRNVLPDLLSNTLEVVKLTALGSVVAVPELLYQARQAQSITYSPTPIVVAALIYFVLLWPVVRLLSRLENRALAGR; encoded by the coding sequence ATGGAAGCGCTGATCCAGACCTTCCTGAACCCGGAGATCATCGCCGCCTCGTGGCCGATCGTCCTGGCCGGGCTGCGGAACACCGTGCTGCTGTCGCTCCTGGTGGTGCCGCTCGGGCTGCTCGGCGGGCTGATGGTGGCGCTGCTGGCGAGCGTGAGGAATCCCCTCGTGCGCTGGCCGCTGATGGCGTGGGTCGACTTCTTCCGCGCCTTCCCGCCCCTGGTGCTGCTGATCCTGCTCTTCGCGGGCCTGCCCTTCGCCGGGCTCGAGCTGGGCGGCTTCGTCTGCGTGGCCATCGCCTTCTTCCTCAACACCGGCGCCTACTACGGCGAGATCCTCCGCGCGGGCATCGATTCGGTCCCGGGCGGGCAGCTCGAGGCCGCGCGCTCCACCGGGCTCTCGCGCCTGCAGGCCATGGCCTACGTGGTGCTGCCGCAGGCGGTGCGGAACGTGCTGCCGGACCTGCTCTCCAACACGCTCGAGGTGGTGAAGCTGACCGCGCTGGGCAGCGTGGTCGCGGTGCCCGAATTGCTCTATCAGGCGCGACAGGCGCAGAGCATCACCTACAGCCCCACCCCCATCGTGGTGGCCGCGCTGATCTACTTCGTGCTGCTGTGGCCGGTGGTGCGGCTGCTGAGCCGTCTGGAGAACCGCGCGCTGGCCGGGCGCTAG